In a single window of the Acidobacteriota bacterium genome:
- a CDS encoding ABC transporter substrate-binding protein → MEKLRLGLEWFLNPDHLPLLVAEAKHWFRDAGIELDLVEPEQHFDAMDEIEAGRMEVAITEPIHLVQDRAKGEKVVGFARFLHTNGGVMYLRGSGIERPRDMAGKRIQYPGAPGAGGPAIIGTMIAADGGEYDPAAFTLVNNGFQHTDALLEDKADVATLIFYNFEVIEARGRGADPGFFALKDWGVPDFCQLILITSEEVLAQRRGLLDKVVRILRRGIDFVHQHPAEALAIYDRRTTGAYSKDELGAAIFDATVPCFTHDLSMSHDYYRRLGDWLQSTGQCGEPPDRFAYWTNDLVL, encoded by the coding sequence ATGGAAAAGCTGCGCTTGGGGCTCGAGTGGTTTCTCAATCCCGATCATCTGCCGCTGCTGGTGGCGGAGGCGAAGCACTGGTTTCGGGACGCCGGGATCGAGCTCGATCTGGTCGAGCCGGAACAGCACTTCGATGCCATGGACGAGATCGAAGCCGGACGCATGGAGGTGGCGATCACGGAGCCCATCCACCTGGTGCAGGACCGCGCCAAGGGCGAGAAGGTGGTCGGCTTTGCGCGTTTCCTGCACACCAACGGTGGCGTCATGTACCTCCGTGGCTCGGGCATCGAGCGACCGCGCGACATGGCGGGCAAGCGCATCCAGTATCCGGGCGCTCCGGGGGCGGGCGGTCCCGCCATCATCGGCACGATGATCGCGGCCGATGGTGGCGAGTACGATCCGGCCGCCTTCACCCTGGTCAACAACGGCTTTCAGCACACCGACGCGCTGCTCGAAGACAAGGCCGATGTCGCGACCTTGATCTTCTACAACTTCGAGGTCATCGAAGCCCGCGGTCGCGGTGCCGATCCTGGTTTCTTCGCTCTCAAGGATTGGGGGGTGCCGGATTTCTGCCAGCTCATCTTGATCACCAGCGAAGAGGTCTTGGCGCAGCGTCGCGGGCTGCTCGACAAGGTGGTGCGGATTCTGCGTCGTGGCATCGACTTCGTGCACCAGCATCCGGCCGAGGCTCTCGCCATCTACGATCGGCGAACCACCGGTGCCTACTCGAAGGACGAGCTGGGAGCGGCGATCTTCGATGCCACCGTTCCCTGTTTCACCCACGATCTGTCAATGAGCCACGACTACTACCGTCGCCTCGGTGACTGGCTGCAGTCCACCGGCCAGTGTGGCGAGCCACCGGACCGCTTCGCCTACTGGACCAACGATCTGGTGCTGTAG
- a CDS encoding DUF3667 domain-containing protein has protein sequence MNEASTATCPNCGHDVPDAFCGRCGQRAVDHRRPLGALLGDLQNQVFAFDSRTWTSLKLLVRRPGFLTREYNAGRRLRYLPPVRLYLLISFFFFLQMGLTKQQIVTFTETPGAASSAPAETGEANRELASAEGELAPTPAPNLQGESPSLAEQSSPTDDGPMATSNPSRPQPGTTDPPPGEASPPSAGEPGVDAEAASAVDADEEENAFFSFFEHRMQGVVERYTEPEAELNRLVSRRIPQTMFFLVPLLGLLLKIFYFRHRMYFVEHLVFAVHIHSFTFLAIFVFRSCDLALWPLIGEREIFAALTVLVVPVYFLLALRRVYGQGWVMTLLKALMVSIGYTLLFVIGLLATLALTLALI, from the coding sequence ATGAACGAAGCCTCCACCGCCACCTGCCCAAACTGCGGCCACGACGTCCCGGACGCCTTCTGCGGCCGCTGCGGCCAGCGGGCGGTCGACCATCGACGGCCCCTCGGGGCCCTCCTCGGCGACCTTCAGAATCAGGTCTTCGCCTTCGACTCGCGCACCTGGACCTCGCTGAAGCTGCTGGTGCGGCGGCCAGGCTTTCTCACCCGCGAGTACAACGCTGGCCGGCGACTGCGCTATCTGCCACCGGTGCGGCTGTACTTGCTGATCAGCTTTTTCTTCTTTCTCCAGATGGGACTCACGAAGCAGCAGATCGTGACCTTCACGGAGACCCCGGGAGCCGCATCCTCAGCGCCGGCGGAGACTGGCGAGGCGAATCGGGAGCTCGCCTCCGCCGAGGGCGAGCTCGCCCCGACCCCAGCGCCGAACCTGCAAGGGGAGTCCCCTTCCCTAGCCGAGCAAAGCTCCCCGACCGACGACGGCCCGATGGCTACCTCGAACCCGAGTCGGCCCCAGCCAGGGACGACCGATCCTCCCCCAGGCGAGGCCAGTCCTCCCTCGGCCGGTGAACCCGGAGTCGATGCAGAAGCCGCCAGCGCCGTCGACGCCGACGAAGAGGAGAACGCTTTCTTCTCCTTCTTCGAGCACCGCATGCAGGGCGTCGTAGAGCGCTACACGGAGCCCGAGGCAGAGCTCAATCGACTGGTCAGCCGCCGCATTCCCCAAACCATGTTCTTCCTGGTGCCGCTGCTCGGCCTGCTGCTGAAGATCTTCTACTTTCGACACCGCATGTACTTCGTCGAGCACCTGGTGTTCGCGGTCCACATCCACAGCTTCACCTTCCTCGCCATCTTCGTCTTCCGAAGCTGCGACCTGGCCCTCTGGCCTTTGATCGGTGAACGCGAGATCTTCGCCGCCCTGACGGTGCTGGTGGTGCCGGTCTACTTTCTCCTGGCCCTGCGACGAGTCTACGGACAGGGCTGGGTGATGACCCTTCTCAAAGCCCTGATGGTCTCCATCGGCTACACCCTGCTCTTCGTTATCGGCCTGCTCGCCACCTTAGCGCTGACCCTGGCGCTGATCTGA
- a CDS encoding short-chain dehydrogenase codes for MNIEGSKVLVLGGPGLVGMAVCRELLSRSPREIQLHSLRLEESEVAREELRSESGNVELTVSGGDIFGLAEDNLSSSERIRAQVHQLTDEMLSGFRLYQLLVEARPEIVIDCVNTATGIAYRDIFTAAEKADEELTTGALTEESVEGLLSALYTPRLIRHIQVLYRGMIDAQTRAYMKVGTSGTGGMGLNIPYTHSEEKPSRVLLSKSAIAGAHSMLLFLMARTPGAPMTKEIKPAAAIAWKRIGHGPIHRRGRAIQLVDARPQGLGASFSSFQPDAATTRDEALECAFIDTGENGIFSLEEFSALTTAEQMEFVTPEEIAQYLIFELEGGNTGHDIINALDNAVLGPTYRAGLLRHWALERMNELESEHGTRSVAFEMLGPPRVSKLLFEAHLLREAFGNMNDVRSSSAEALRDRLDALVREQPEVANRVVAVGIPILLDSGELIRGPEVIVPSNAEEEPITPERLEAWVHDGWVDLRQGNCQRWIDRFQAIHDEVEAIPPADSSSRHLRTSRFWHEGRQIQPGKVVGWVLSVEEEGARIKR; via the coding sequence GTGAATATCGAAGGAAGCAAAGTGCTGGTGCTGGGTGGGCCTGGGCTGGTCGGCATGGCCGTCTGCCGCGAGCTGTTAAGCCGCAGCCCGCGCGAGATTCAGCTTCACAGCCTGCGCCTGGAAGAGTCCGAAGTCGCCCGTGAAGAGCTCCGCTCCGAGTCCGGAAACGTCGAGCTGACGGTTTCCGGCGGCGACATCTTCGGTCTCGCCGAGGACAACCTGTCGAGCAGCGAGCGCATTCGCGCCCAGGTGCATCAGCTCACGGACGAGATGCTGAGCGGTTTTCGGCTCTACCAGCTACTGGTCGAGGCCCGACCGGAAATCGTCATCGACTGCGTCAACACGGCCACCGGCATCGCCTATCGCGACATCTTCACCGCCGCCGAGAAGGCCGACGAAGAGCTCACCACGGGGGCTTTGACGGAAGAGTCCGTCGAAGGTTTGCTCAGCGCCCTCTACACGCCTCGGCTGATCCGCCATATCCAGGTGCTGTATCGCGGCATGATCGACGCCCAGACGCGCGCTTACATGAAGGTCGGAACCAGCGGAACCGGCGGCATGGGCCTCAACATCCCCTACACCCACTCGGAGGAGAAGCCGAGCCGGGTGTTGCTCTCCAAAAGCGCCATCGCCGGCGCCCATTCGATGCTCCTCTTCCTGATGGCCCGCACTCCCGGCGCTCCCATGACCAAGGAGATCAAGCCGGCCGCGGCAATCGCCTGGAAGCGCATCGGTCACGGCCCCATCCACCGCCGAGGGCGGGCCATCCAGCTGGTCGATGCCCGGCCCCAGGGCCTGGGCGCGAGTTTCTCGAGCTTCCAGCCGGACGCCGCGACGACGCGCGACGAAGCCCTCGAATGCGCCTTCATCGACACCGGCGAAAACGGCATCTTCAGCCTCGAAGAGTTCTCCGCCCTCACCACCGCCGAGCAGATGGAGTTCGTGACCCCGGAGGAGATCGCCCAGTACCTGATCTTCGAGCTCGAGGGCGGCAATACCGGCCACGACATCATCAATGCCCTCGACAACGCGGTGCTCGGCCCGACCTATCGAGCCGGCCTGCTGCGTCACTGGGCGCTCGAGCGCATGAACGAGCTCGAGAGCGAGCACGGCACACGTTCGGTGGCCTTCGAGATGCTCGGTCCGCCGCGGGTCTCGAAGCTGCTCTTCGAGGCCCACCTGCTGCGCGAAGCCTTTGGCAACATGAACGATGTCCGCAGCTCGTCCGCCGAGGCCCTGCGCGATCGCCTCGACGCCCTGGTCCGCGAGCAGCCGGAAGTCGCCAACCGGGTGGTCGCCGTCGGCATCCCCATCCTGCTCGACTCCGGCGAGTTGATCCGCGGGCCCGAGGTGATCGTGCCGAGCAACGCCGAAGAAGAGCCGATCACGCCGGAGCGCCTGGAGGCCTGGGTGCACGACGGCTGGGTCGACCTTCGCCAAGGCAACTGTCAGCGCTGGATCGACCGCTTCCAGGCGATCCACGACGAGGTCGAAGCGATCCCGCCGGCGGACTCTTCGAGTCGCCACCTGCGCACCAGCCGCTTCTGGCACGAGGGGCGACAGATCCAGCCTGGCAAGGTGGTCGGCTGGGTGCTGTCGGTGGAAGAAGAAGGGGCGCGTATCAAGCGCTAG
- the pckA gene encoding phosphoenolpyruvate carboxykinase (ATP), with product MRHEGPVVGKVGLERYGIANAGTVYWNLPPARLIEEALKRNEAVLASEGPLVAETGSHTGRSPNDKFTVREPSTADDVWWGTVNREISQASFDRLYAKVRAHYEGQDLFVFDGWAGADSRYRLPVRVVTERAWHNLFARNMFIDEHDPAVLESFEPGFTVLNAGTSMASPEEDGTNSSTFIVVNLAERVVLIGGTSYAGEIKKSIFSVMNYLLPKQGVLSMHCSANYGADRDDVALFFGLSGTGKTTLSADPGRPLIGDDEHGWSDDGVFNVEGGCYAKVIRLDPEGEPDIYRTTRTFGTILENVVFDGESRKLDLDDDSKTENTRSSYPISQIPNADLGGQGGHPKHVVFLTADAFGVLPPISRLDENQAMYHFLSGYTAKVAGTERGVTEPKATFSACFGSPFLPLHPGVYAKLLGEKIARHGAKVWLINTGWTGGPHGEGNRMKLSHTRRMVHAALGGELDQVATVADPVFGVRVPVSIAGVPDEVLQPRGTWSDPQAYDAKAAELAAMFRKNFEQFADGVSAAVREAGP from the coding sequence ATGCGCCATGAAGGGCCCGTTGTCGGTAAGGTCGGACTCGAACGCTACGGCATCGCGAACGCAGGAACGGTCTACTGGAACCTGCCGCCGGCTCGCCTCATCGAGGAGGCCCTGAAGCGGAACGAGGCGGTGCTGGCCTCGGAAGGTCCACTGGTCGCCGAGACCGGATCTCACACCGGCCGGTCGCCCAATGACAAGTTCACCGTCCGCGAGCCTTCGACTGCCGACGACGTCTGGTGGGGGACGGTGAATCGCGAGATCTCCCAGGCATCTTTCGATCGTCTGTATGCCAAGGTGAGAGCGCACTACGAGGGCCAGGATCTGTTCGTGTTCGATGGCTGGGCCGGGGCCGATTCGCGATATCGCCTGCCGGTGCGGGTGGTGACCGAGCGCGCCTGGCACAACCTGTTCGCCCGCAACATGTTCATCGACGAGCACGACCCCGCGGTGCTGGAGAGCTTCGAGCCCGGATTCACGGTGCTCAATGCCGGTACTTCGATGGCCTCGCCGGAGGAAGACGGCACCAACAGCTCGACCTTCATCGTCGTCAACCTGGCGGAGCGCGTGGTGCTGATCGGTGGCACTTCTTACGCCGGTGAGATCAAAAAGAGCATCTTCTCGGTGATGAACTACCTGTTGCCCAAGCAGGGTGTGTTGTCGATGCACTGCAGCGCCAACTACGGTGCCGATCGCGACGATGTCGCCCTTTTCTTCGGCCTCTCGGGCACCGGCAAGACGACCCTCTCGGCGGATCCCGGCCGACCCTTGATCGGGGACGATGAGCACGGTTGGAGCGATGACGGCGTGTTCAACGTCGAGGGCGGCTGCTATGCCAAGGTGATTCGCCTCGATCCCGAAGGCGAGCCCGACATCTATCGCACCACTCGCACCTTCGGCACGATCCTCGAGAATGTGGTGTTCGATGGCGAGAGCCGGAAGCTGGACCTCGACGACGATTCGAAAACCGAGAACACCCGCTCGAGCTACCCGATCTCCCAGATTCCCAACGCCGACCTCGGTGGCCAGGGCGGCCATCCCAAGCACGTCGTCTTCCTGACCGCCGATGCCTTCGGCGTGTTGCCGCCGATCAGCCGGCTGGACGAGAACCAGGCCATGTACCACTTCCTGAGTGGTTACACCGCCAAGGTCGCCGGCACCGAGCGCGGGGTCACCGAGCCCAAGGCGACCTTCAGCGCCTGCTTCGGATCACCCTTTCTTCCCCTGCATCCCGGCGTCTATGCCAAGCTCCTGGGCGAGAAGATCGCCCGTCACGGCGCCAAGGTGTGGTTGATCAACACCGGCTGGACCGGCGGTCCCCACGGCGAGGGCAACCGCATGAAGCTGTCCCATACTCGCCGCATGGTGCACGCTGCCCTCGGCGGTGAGCTCGATCAGGTGGCAACGGTGGCCGACCCGGTTTTCGGTGTGCGTGTTCCGGTGAGCATCGCCGGAGTTCCGGACGAGGTGCTGCAGCCGCGCGGCACCTGGTCCGACCCGCAGGCCTACGACGCCAAGGCCGCCGAGCTGGCGGCCATGTTCCGGAAGAACTTCGAGCAGTTCGCCGACGGCGTCAGTGCGGCGGTGCGGGAAGCCGGGCCGTAG
- a CDS encoding MBL fold metallo-hydrolase, whose translation MRTMSLLRPCLVVLFLVAGLLPLAASPPSLMIEEVTVGVYAFRPTEDAFRTWRAASNSAAVVLEDGVLIYDSHWTPDHVAEATALLRKHTDKPIRYVVQSHYHGDHTGGAWAYGPEVEIISHHATRERLEAYFAELPETLPTQIEGLEKATEGMPAGDRRSRFENMLRYDRALQARIEAGGEPPLPSLTFESKIVLHRGLRVEVYFFGRGHTDGDAVVFLPEKGIALVGDLVFNGMIPNLADGHSEEWIATLRQIAALGPKQVVPGHGALATGAVVERQIAYLEWLRSAVGEQVRGGKTLEEAQAAVELPAAYEDFGMRQFFGGNVAKVYQELASP comes from the coding sequence ATGCGCACGATGAGCTTGCTCAGGCCCTGTCTGGTCGTTCTTTTCCTTGTCGCCGGGCTGCTGCCCCTGGCCGCCTCGCCGCCGAGCCTGATGATCGAGGAGGTGACGGTGGGAGTCTACGCCTTCCGTCCCACGGAAGACGCCTTCCGCACCTGGCGGGCGGCGAGCAACTCCGCCGCCGTGGTGCTCGAGGACGGCGTCTTGATCTACGACTCCCACTGGACTCCGGACCATGTCGCCGAGGCCACCGCCTTGCTGCGCAAGCACACCGACAAACCGATCCGTTACGTCGTCCAGAGCCACTACCATGGCGACCATACCGGCGGTGCCTGGGCCTACGGCCCGGAAGTCGAGATCATCAGCCATCACGCCACCCGAGAACGCCTCGAGGCCTACTTCGCCGAGCTGCCGGAGACGCTGCCGACCCAGATCGAGGGATTGGAGAAAGCGACCGAAGGGATGCCCGCCGGGGATCGCCGCTCGCGCTTCGAGAACATGCTGCGCTACGACCGGGCGCTACAGGCGCGAATCGAGGCCGGGGGCGAGCCACCGCTGCCGTCCCTGACCTTCGAATCCAAGATCGTCCTGCATCGCGGTCTGCGGGTCGAGGTCTACTTCTTCGGTCGCGGTCACACCGATGGCGACGCGGTGGTCTTCTTGCCCGAGAAGGGCATTGCGCTGGTCGGCGACCTGGTCTTCAACGGCATGATTCCCAATCTCGCCGACGGCCACTCGGAAGAGTGGATCGCGACCTTGCGCCAGATCGCTGCTCTGGGGCCGAAGCAGGTCGTGCCGGGCCATGGAGCCCTGGCGACCGGCGCCGTTGTCGAGCGCCAGATCGCCTACCTCGAGTGGCTGCGATCGGCCGTGGGCGAACAGGTCCGGGGCGGGAAGACCCTCGAAGAGGCGCAAGCGGCCGTCGAGCTACCGGCAGCCTACGAAGACTTCGGCATGCGTCAGTTCTTTGGCGGCAATGTCGCCAAGGTTTACCAAGAGCTGGCGTCCCCTTGA
- a CDS encoding right-handed parallel beta-helix repeat-containing protein, translated as MPNPLTERILRAARLTILLFVLTGASLVGATDYYVATDGSDAAAGTLEAPFGTIAHGLAAATQPGDTVWVRGGLYLPTTGQTMIFAGTAEAPITLSAFPGERPIIDGTHMPDGTPGLYINTSYVVVRGFEVRNAKSQGISVFGSSSRVHHVEIRDNVVHDSWMGGIYVGWQDIINRPHDVLVAGNLIYRNAQINRTKPHTSWPIASGSGPARRVRYLNNTIYDNWGEGLTFFLTEECEARGNTLHDNFSVQLYLDNASHCLLADNFAYSTGNPDFFRFDQPATGIMIANETYPFSNPSRDNTVINNVLVGNNRAIRYGSYQEGGGLVNTLIAHNTAYGATGGLVEIDLDAGHSNSQIRNNVFVQTAGQAVTWIDQPITGLTFDHNLWFGGFVLPAVTGPTDLLTAADFVAPGGTDALAYRLRPGSAGLDAGVGLVAVPTDYRGILRASPPDLGAFEVTLLFRDGFESGDANAWTLTFP; from the coding sequence GTGCCGAACCCACTCACCGAGCGGATCTTGCGAGCCGCCCGCCTCACGATTCTGCTCTTCGTACTGACCGGGGCGTCACTGGTCGGCGCCACCGACTACTACGTCGCGACCGACGGCAGCGACGCGGCCGCCGGCACTCTGGAAGCCCCCTTCGGCACCATCGCCCACGGCCTCGCGGCGGCGACCCAACCCGGCGACACGGTCTGGGTGCGGGGCGGCCTCTACCTCCCGACGACCGGCCAGACGATGATCTTTGCGGGAACCGCCGAAGCGCCCATCACGCTGTCCGCCTTTCCCGGCGAACGACCGATCATCGACGGCACCCATATGCCGGACGGCACTCCCGGCCTCTACATCAATACCAGCTACGTCGTGGTCCGCGGATTCGAGGTCCGCAACGCCAAGTCCCAGGGGATTTCAGTCTTCGGCTCGAGCAGTCGGGTTCACCACGTGGAGATCCGCGACAACGTGGTCCACGACAGTTGGATGGGCGGCATCTACGTCGGCTGGCAGGACATCATCAATCGCCCTCACGACGTGCTGGTAGCCGGCAACCTCATCTACCGCAACGCGCAAATCAACCGAACGAAACCCCACACCAGCTGGCCGATCGCCTCCGGCTCCGGGCCGGCCCGGCGGGTGCGCTACCTGAACAACACGATCTATGACAACTGGGGAGAGGGCCTGACATTCTTTCTGACCGAGGAATGCGAAGCCCGCGGCAACACCCTCCACGACAACTTCAGCGTCCAGCTCTACCTCGACAACGCCAGCCACTGCCTGTTGGCAGACAACTTCGCCTACAGCACCGGCAATCCCGACTTCTTCCGCTTCGATCAACCGGCGACCGGCATCATGATCGCCAACGAGACCTATCCCTTCTCCAACCCGTCGCGCGACAACACGGTGATCAACAACGTTCTGGTCGGTAACAACCGAGCCATCCGCTACGGCTCGTACCAGGAGGGCGGCGGCCTGGTGAATACCTTGATCGCCCACAACACCGCCTACGGCGCCACCGGCGGTCTGGTCGAGATCGATCTCGATGCCGGCCATAGCAACTCCCAGATCCGCAACAACGTCTTCGTGCAGACCGCCGGCCAGGCGGTGACCTGGATCGATCAGCCGATCACCGGCCTGACCTTCGACCACAACCTGTGGTTCGGGGGCTTCGTTTTGCCCGCCGTGACCGGCCCAACGGACCTGCTGACGGCGGCCGACTTCGTCGCTCCGGGAGGTACCGACGCCCTCGCCTACCGGCTGCGGCCCGGCTCGGCCGGTCTCGATGCCGGCGTTGGTCTCGTCGCCGTCCCGACCGACTATCGCGGCATCCTGCGCGCCTCGCCGCCGGACCTCGGGGCCTTCGAGGTCACCCTCTTGTTCCGGGACGGTTTCGAGAGCGGCGACGCCAACGCCTGGACCCTCACCTTCCCCTGA